The nucleotide sequence CCGGGACACTCGGGTCGACATGGGCTCATTTGAGTGGAATCTTGAACGGCCCTCGCGGCTCGCAAGGAATGTCGGCCGCGCAGCACGGCGTCAGGGCGCCGGGATGGCCCGGCTGCCCGGCTTGACCGCGGGGAGGGCGGCGAGCTCCGGCGGAAGGGCGTCGGGGGAATAGGTCGGGATATCGAGGGTCACGAGAGAGACGAACGGCAATCCGATCTCGCCGCGTCCACCGGACCGGTCGATCAAGCAGGCTGCGCCGACCACCTCTCCGGCCTCGTCCTTCAGGGAGGCGAGGCATTCGCGAGCCGAGAGCCCGGTCGTCACGATATCTTCGACGATCACGGCGCGGGTTCCCGCGGGGATCGAGAAGCCGCGGCGCAGGGTGAAGGGACCACCCGGATCACGCTCCACGAAGATCGCCCTGGCGCCGAGATGGCGGGCGGTCTCGTAGCCGGGGATGATGCCGCCGATGGCCGGCGAGACCACGATGTCGATCCGGCCGAACCGCCGCGTGATCACCTCCGCCAGCGCCCGGCACAGCCGCTCGGTGCGCGCGGGATCGGAGAAGATCGTCATCTTCTGCAGGAAGGTCGGCGAGCGCAGTCCGGAGCTGAGGATGAAGTGCCCCTGCATCAGGGCGCCCGCGGAACGGAATTCTTCGAGGACTTCTTCCGGTGTCATGCTCATCCGCTCGCCAAGACGCGTTCCGCCGCTTGTTGCAGCGACACGCACGGGGCGCAAGCCGAAGGCGAATTGCCGGGCTCAAGGCTCTCGATCGATTGTCGCGCGCGCTCGCGACGAACCGGTCATCGGTTCATCGGAAAGCGTTCTAACCGTTCACCCGCTCGACCCGGCTCACCGAGCGCTTGCCGCGCAGATCCGCGACGATGGCGGTGAGGTGTTTCAGGTCCGGCACCGAGAGATCGATCGCGATATCGGTGAAGTCCTGCGTGCGCCGCTTCATCGAGACGTTGTCGATGTTGCCGTCGTGCTCGGCGATGACCTGGGCGATCTGCGCCAGGGTGCCCGGCTCGTTGATCGATTCGAGCGCGAGCTTGGCGGGAAAGCGCTCCTGCGAGCCCTCGACGTCCCAGCGCACGTCGAGCCAGCGCTCGGGCTCGTTGTCGAAGGCAGCGAGCGCCGCCGACTGGATCGGGTAGATCGTCACGCCGACGCCGGGGGTGAGGATGCCGACGATGCGGTCCCCCGGCAGGGCGCCGCCGTTCGGGGCGAAGCTCACCGGCAGGTCGCCGGCGAGGCCGCGGATCGGGATGCTGCCCGGTGCTGCGGCACCGTCGGCTTCGCCCGAGAAGGTCAGCCGCATGGTCTGATCCTTGGAGCGGGTGAGGCGCCCTGCCGCGCCGCTGGCCGCGGGACCGCCACTCGCGCCGGGCCGGCGCTCGTCCTTGAAGTCGGGATAGACCGCCTTCACCACGTCGCCTGAAAACATTTCTCCGCGCCCAACGGCGGCGAACACGTCCTCGGTCGAGGCACGGGCGAGTCGGGGCAGGGCGCCGCGCAGCTTCTCCTCGGAGAAGCTCTTGCCCGCTCGCTCGAAGGCGCGGTCGAGGATCTGGCGGCCGAGGCCGGCGTATTGCCGCCGGACGGCGGCGCGGGTCGCCCGGCGGATCGCGGCGCGAGCCTTGCCGGTGACGACGAGCGATTCCCAGGCCGCCGGCGGCGAGGCGCCGTCGGAGCGGGCGATCTCGACCTCGTCGCCGTTGGCGAGTTCGTGCAGCAGGGGCGCGAGTCGCCCGTTGATCTTGGCGCCGACCGCCGTGTTGCCGACATCCGTATGCACCGCATAGGCGAAGTCGATCGGCGTGGCGCCCCGCGGCAGGGCGATGAGACGGCCCTTCGGCGTGAAACAGAACACTTGGTCCTGGAACAGCTCGAGCTTGGTGTGTTCCAGGAACTCTTCCGGCGAATCGCCCTCGGCCAGGAGTTCGATCGTGCGGCGCAGCCACTGATAGGCGCCGCTCTCGGTGGCGAGGCGGGGGTGGACCTCGCCCTCCGCACCCTCCTTGCCCGCCTCCTTGTAGTGCGCGTGGGCGGCGATGCCGTACTCGGCAATCTCGTCCATCTCGGCGGTGCGGATCTGAAGTTCGACGCGCTGGCGCTTCGGTCCGATCACCGTGGTGTGGATCGAGCGGTAGTCGTTCTGCTTCGGGGTCGAGACGTAGTCCTTGTAGCGGCCCGGCACCATCGGCCAGCTCGTATGCACGACGCCGAGCGCGGCGTAGCAATCCGCCACCGTGCCGACGATCACGCGGAAGCCGACGATGTCGGAGAGCTGCTCGAAGGCGACCGACTTGCGCTCCATCTTCGACCAGATCGAGAACGGCTTTTTCAGCCGCCCCTTCACCGCAGCGGTAATGCCGCGGGCGCCAAGCCGGGCGGTGAGGTCGTGCTCGATGCTCTCGATGACGCTGCCGGATTTGGCCGAGAGGTCTTCGAGCCGCTTGGTGATGGTGGCGTAGACCTCCGGCTTGAGCGTGCGGAACGAGAGATCCTCCAGTTCGTCGCGCAGCTCCTGCATACCCATGCGGCCGGCCAGCGGCGCGTAGATGTCCAGCGTCTCCTCGGCGATCCGCGCCCGCTTGTCGTCGCGCATGAAATGAAGCGTGCGCATGTTGTGCAGGCGGTCGGCGAGCTTGACCAGCAGCACCCGCACATCCTCGGCGACCGCCAGCAACAGCTTGCGGAAGTTCTCGCCCTGCACCGCGCGCTTCGAGACCAGATCGAGCCGCTTGAGCTTGGTCAGCCCGTCCACCAGTGCACCGATCTCGGGACCGAAGATCTCGCGGATCTCGTCGAGGGTGGCGGCGGTGTCCTCCACCGTGTCGTGTAGCACCGCCGCGACGATGGTCGCGTCGTCCAGGCGCAGGTCGGTGAGGATCGCGGCGACTTCGAGGGGGTGGGCGAAGAACGGATCGCCCGAGGCGCGCTTCTGCGTGCCGTGCGCGCGCATGGCATAGACGTAGGCGCGGTTCAGAAGCGCCTCGTTCGCGGCCGGGTTGTAGCGCTTGACCCGCTCCACGAGTTCGTACTGGCGCATCATCCGCCGAAGGATCCTGCTCTCGATGTGTCGGAAGCCCGGCCGGGACCGGCCATCGTCGTCGTGCAACAGCTTCCTGCATCGACGCCTTTTGCGCCAGACCCAAGGCGTCGCAGACGCAGCGTCACTGTTTATCCTGCCCTGCACCGGCCGCAGGACGGGCGGGTCGAGACGAGAACGCCCGCCGCTCGGGATCGAGGGCGGGCGCGAAACGTGGACTCGGCTT is from Methylorubrum sp. B1-46 and encodes:
- the pyrE gene encoding orotate phosphoribosyltransferase, with translation MTPEEVLEEFRSAGALMQGHFILSSGLRSPTFLQKMTIFSDPARTERLCRALAEVITRRFGRIDIVVSPAIGGIIPGYETARHLGARAIFVERDPGGPFTLRRGFSIPAGTRAVIVEDIVTTGLSARECLASLKDEAGEVVGAACLIDRSGGRGEIGLPFVSLVTLDIPTYSPDALPPELAALPAVKPGSRAIPAP
- a CDS encoding bifunctional (p)ppGpp synthetase/guanosine-3',5'-bis(diphosphate) 3'-pyrophosphohydrolase, which translates into the protein MMRQYELVERVKRYNPAANEALLNRAYVYAMRAHGTQKRASGDPFFAHPLEVAAILTDLRLDDATIVAAVLHDTVEDTAATLDEIREIFGPEIGALVDGLTKLKRLDLVSKRAVQGENFRKLLLAVAEDVRVLLVKLADRLHNMRTLHFMRDDKRARIAEETLDIYAPLAGRMGMQELRDELEDLSFRTLKPEVYATITKRLEDLSAKSGSVIESIEHDLTARLGARGITAAVKGRLKKPFSIWSKMERKSVAFEQLSDIVGFRVIVGTVADCYAALGVVHTSWPMVPGRYKDYVSTPKQNDYRSIHTTVIGPKRQRVELQIRTAEMDEIAEYGIAAHAHYKEAGKEGAEGEVHPRLATESGAYQWLRRTIELLAEGDSPEEFLEHTKLELFQDQVFCFTPKGRLIALPRGATPIDFAYAVHTDVGNTAVGAKINGRLAPLLHELANGDEVEIARSDGASPPAAWESLVVTGKARAAIRRATRAAVRRQYAGLGRQILDRAFERAGKSFSEEKLRGALPRLARASTEDVFAAVGRGEMFSGDVVKAVYPDFKDERRPGASGGPAASGAAGRLTRSKDQTMRLTFSGEADGAAAPGSIPIRGLAGDLPVSFAPNGGALPGDRIVGILTPGVGVTIYPIQSAALAAFDNEPERWLDVRWDVEGSQERFPAKLALESINEPGTLAQIAQVIAEHDGNIDNVSMKRRTQDFTDIAIDLSVPDLKHLTAIVADLRGKRSVSRVERVNG